A genome region from Crossiella equi includes the following:
- a CDS encoding aldehyde dehydrogenase family protein, whose product MTTDSVRPVREVEQDALRVAEVLRGRGVAAGDRVVLKADNSFGYVTALLALVHLDTSIVLVDHRQTPEETLRFAGLARARWAVLQPALPTDDAGVGPAGALYIDELLAEAANAPEQHGSLSFVDWFSRSDALIAWSSGTTGEPKGIVRSGKSFLGNIERTQQRMKYTEADVLMPLLPFSHQYGLSLVLLWWVAKCSFVVAPYTRLDHAVDMAGRYGVSVVDAAPATYHTLLNLVQRRPESSAGLRNVRMWCVGGAPLDRALADKFIAATGQPLLDGYGSTEVGNIALAVPGNAVGCGKPLDGVELQVINESGQSAAPGEIGEILVRSGGLMQGYLAADGSVVPREDDTYRTNDIGYRDADGNLYVVGRKFAVHRMGHTLYPEALARKAEAAGAPIKVVALDDERRGSQLVFVVADPEGHDARHWRELICAELPAYEQPNQVLVVAEFPLNANGKPDPKKLEQLVIEALPTARNRVAQTTAAEPAVDLSAIHYPERVAAIQSVLDFLRTERQQVVDVLTEISNHKAVIEEIEATIGALEGAVEEIQTYRPGQVDKMAVFMSSNVLMYSYALYMLIPSLYTDEIIFRPSGQVADTTRRLHELLAPVHKLESIELTTLSQRQFVDVPVAEANVLVFTGAYQNAEQVRSYLRDDQMLLFFGQGVNPFIVAPGADVDLAVTDAMRIRMLNSGQDCFGPDVFMVNSADAQRFTDLLVKRVADLRYGSYTDTEADYSSLCYETALEAAADYLRINREHIVQGGRVDFRSRHVEPSVLVRRYNKKMPIEETFSPIFNVVVYENSQQLKSFINSPIVNERAMAAMIYGEDKAATDLLSKRHAICANMTIFEVENGNKPFGGHGVAANYIAYQGQRHAEPILISKAVAEHLPSAQQSRMATA is encoded by the coding sequence GTGACGACGGACTCGGTGCGTCCGGTCCGGGAGGTCGAGCAGGACGCCCTGCGGGTGGCCGAGGTTCTGCGGGGCCGGGGCGTGGCCGCCGGCGACCGGGTCGTGCTGAAGGCGGACAACTCTTTTGGATACGTGACGGCGCTGCTGGCGCTCGTGCACCTGGACACCTCGATCGTCCTGGTGGACCACCGGCAGACGCCGGAGGAGACCCTCCGGTTCGCGGGGCTGGCCCGGGCGCGCTGGGCAGTGCTCCAGCCGGCGCTGCCGACCGATGACGCGGGCGTGGGCCCGGCGGGCGCGCTGTACATCGACGAGCTCCTGGCCGAGGCGGCGAACGCCCCGGAGCAGCACGGCTCCCTGTCCTTCGTGGACTGGTTCTCCCGGTCGGACGCGCTGATCGCGTGGTCCTCCGGCACCACCGGCGAGCCGAAGGGCATCGTGCGGTCGGGCAAGTCGTTCCTGGGCAACATCGAGCGCACCCAGCAGCGCATGAAGTACACCGAGGCGGACGTGCTGATGCCGCTGCTGCCCTTCTCGCACCAGTACGGGCTCTCGCTCGTGCTGCTGTGGTGGGTGGCGAAGTGCTCGTTCGTGGTGGCGCCGTACACGCGGCTGGACCACGCGGTCGACATGGCGGGCCGGTACGGCGTCAGCGTCGTGGACGCGGCCCCCGCGACTTACCACACGCTGCTGAACCTGGTGCAGCGCCGGCCGGAGTCCTCGGCGGGCCTGCGCAACGTGCGCATGTGGTGCGTCGGCGGCGCGCCGCTGGACCGCGCCCTCGCGGACAAGTTCATCGCGGCCACCGGCCAGCCCCTGCTGGACGGCTACGGCTCCACCGAGGTCGGCAACATCGCCCTGGCGGTGCCCGGCAACGCGGTCGGCTGCGGCAAGCCGCTGGACGGCGTGGAGCTCCAGGTCATCAACGAGAGTGGCCAGTCCGCCGCCCCCGGTGAGATCGGTGAGATCCTGGTGCGCTCCGGTGGCCTGATGCAGGGCTACCTCGCCGCCGACGGCAGCGTCGTGCCGCGCGAGGACGACACCTACCGCACCAACGACATCGGCTACCGCGACGCGGACGGCAACCTCTACGTGGTGGGCCGCAAGTTCGCGGTGCACCGCATGGGTCACACGCTCTACCCCGAGGCACTGGCCCGCAAGGCCGAGGCCGCGGGTGCCCCGATCAAGGTGGTGGCGCTCGACGACGAGCGCCGCGGCAGCCAGCTGGTCTTCGTCGTCGCCGACCCCGAGGGTCACGACGCCCGGCACTGGCGCGAGCTCATCTGCGCCGAGCTGCCCGCCTACGAGCAGCCGAACCAGGTGCTCGTGGTGGCGGAGTTCCCGCTCAACGCCAATGGCAAGCCGGACCCCAAGAAGCTGGAGCAGCTCGTGATCGAGGCCCTGCCGACCGCCCGCAACCGCGTGGCCCAGACCACCGCCGCCGAGCCGGCCGTGGACCTGTCGGCGATCCACTACCCGGAGCGCGTCGCGGCGATCCAGTCCGTGCTGGACTTCCTGCGCACCGAGCGCCAGCAGGTCGTCGACGTGCTGACCGAGATCTCCAACCACAAGGCCGTCATCGAGGAGATCGAGGCGACCATCGGTGCCCTGGAGGGCGCGGTCGAGGAGATCCAGACCTACCGCCCCGGCCAGGTCGACAAGATGGCCGTGTTCATGTCCTCCAACGTCCTCATGTACTCCTACGCGCTGTACATGCTGATCCCGTCGCTGTACACCGACGAGATCATCTTCCGGCCGTCCGGCCAGGTCGCGGACACCACGCGCCGCCTGCACGAGCTGCTCGCGCCGGTGCACAAGCTGGAGTCCATCGAGCTGACCACGCTGAGCCAGCGCCAGTTCGTGGACGTGCCGGTGGCCGAGGCCAACGTGCTGGTCTTCACCGGCGCCTACCAGAACGCCGAGCAGGTCCGCTCCTACCTGCGCGATGACCAGATGCTGCTGTTCTTCGGCCAGGGCGTGAACCCGTTCATCGTCGCCCCCGGCGCGGACGTGGACCTCGCGGTCACCGACGCCATGCGCATCCGCATGCTGAACTCCGGCCAGGACTGCTTCGGCCCGGACGTGTTCATGGTCAACTCGGCCGACGCGCAGCGCTTCACCGACCTGCTGGTCAAGCGGGTCGCGGACCTCCGCTACGGCAGCTACACCGACACCGAAGCGGACTATTCTTCCCTCTGCTACGAGACCGCGCTAGAGGCGGCCGCGGACTACCTGCGGATCAACAGAGAACACATCGTCCAGGGCGGTCGCGTGGACTTCCGGTCCCGCCACGTCGAGCCCAGCGTGCTCGTGCGCCGGTACAACAAGAAGATGCCCATCGAGGAGACCTTCTCGCCCATCTTCAACGTGGTGGTGTACGAGAACTCGCAGCAGCTGAAGTCCTTCATCAACTCGCCGATCGTCAACGAGCGGGCCATGGCCGCGATGATCTACGGCGAGGACAAGGCGGCGACCGACCTGCTCAGCAAGCGGCACGCCATCTGCGCCAACATGACGATCTTCGAGGTCGAGAACGGCAACAAGCCGTTCGGTGGCCACGGGGTCGCCGCGAACTACATCGCCTACCAGGGTCAGCGGCACGCCGAGCCGATCCTGATCTCCAAGGCCGTGGCGGAGCACCTCCCGTCGGCCCAGCAGAGCAGGATGGCCACGGCATGA
- a CDS encoding tetratricopeptide repeat protein: MSETLGAGLRQAEELVRAGRPGRAAGVLRGVVAEFPHEPEAWCQLAAAYLGDGKPKPALEAARRAGQLANSEAAHRLSSIALTELGRHEEAVAAARQAVALEPGDWRCQLTLAEALGDAGAMRDAQQPDGHEAVAAARRAVELAPGEPRCFEVLGDIALRAHRWDIAEQAYQAALRLDPANRHARDNLRLVREKAGTPPPRAPGGQPLPPVTEPPPSAVDSVLSLVWPAIRTLSLVLALGPLALVIGGLPSPGPLHGWLGVVLLTFTGLYVTRVIRRIPAAARPGLHRIVLRSPFLVVTVLPLTVGALCLLIWTVIAVFSPGDLQLLVLSCLASALGAVLARLRRRR; encoded by the coding sequence GTGAGCGAAACGCTCGGGGCGGGACTCCGGCAGGCCGAGGAACTGGTGCGCGCGGGCAGGCCCGGCCGGGCCGCCGGGGTGCTGCGCGGAGTGGTCGCGGAATTCCCGCACGAGCCCGAGGCCTGGTGCCAGCTGGCCGCCGCCTACCTCGGCGATGGCAAGCCCAAGCCCGCCCTGGAAGCCGCCCGGCGGGCCGGGCAGCTGGCGAACTCCGAGGCCGCGCACCGGCTGAGCAGCATCGCGCTGACCGAGCTGGGCAGGCACGAGGAGGCGGTGGCCGCCGCCCGCCAGGCCGTGGCCCTGGAGCCGGGCGACTGGCGCTGCCAGCTCACCCTGGCCGAGGCCCTGGGTGATGCCGGGGCCATGCGGGACGCCCAGCAGCCGGACGGGCACGAGGCGGTGGCCGCGGCCCGCCGCGCGGTCGAGCTGGCGCCGGGGGAACCGCGCTGTTTCGAGGTCCTGGGTGACATCGCGCTGCGCGCCCACCGCTGGGACATCGCCGAGCAGGCCTACCAGGCCGCGCTGCGGCTGGATCCCGCCAACCGGCACGCCAGGGACAACCTCAGGCTGGTCCGGGAGAAGGCGGGCACCCCGCCCCCGAGGGCCCCGGGCGGGCAACCGCTGCCGCCCGTCACCGAACCGCCACCGTCCGCTGTGGACTCCGTGCTCTCGTTGGTCTGGCCCGCGATCCGCACGCTGAGCCTGGTGCTCGCCCTGGGGCCGCTGGCGCTCGTCATCGGCGGGCTGCCCTCGCCGGGGCCGCTGCACGGGTGGCTCGGGGTGGTCCTGCTCACCTTCACCGGCCTCTACGTGACGAGGGTCATCCGTCGGATACCCGCCGCGGCTCGGCCTGGGCTGCACCGGATCGTGCTCCGGAGCCCATTCCTGGTGGTCACCGTGCTGCCGCTCACAGTAGGCGCCCTGTGCCTGCTGATCTGGACCGTGATCGCCGTGTTCAGCCCCGGTGACCTGCAACTTCTCGTGCTGTCCTGCCTCGCCTCCGCGCTCGGCGCGGTGCTGGCACGACTGCGGCGCCGTCGCTGA
- the sph gene encoding sphingomyelin phosphodiesterase, which yields MRTRAILTFAVVTALLASGVVASAAPAFPRVASYNVFLFSKLVYPNWGQDQRADLIDREGVLAGQDVVVLQEAFDNSSSDRLFANLADTYPHRTPVVGRSRAGWDSTLGDYTDLYPEDGGVAVLSRWPIAERVQHVYKAKCGTDAFSAKGFAYARVSSPAGPVHVLGTHLQADDGGCGTNAPAVRAQQLAELAAFLRARAFPAAEPVVIAGDMNVVRGGAEHEPMLRTLGARAPEHTGHAYSYDPAENSIAKERDGGGARQQLDYVLLREGHAGPARWVNQTRAVPSPKWTVSSWGKEYSYTDYSDHYPVFAG from the coding sequence ATGCGAACCCGAGCAATTCTCACATTCGCGGTGGTCACCGCCCTGCTGGCCTCCGGCGTGGTGGCCTCGGCCGCCCCCGCCTTCCCGCGCGTGGCCAGCTACAACGTGTTCCTGTTCTCGAAGCTCGTCTACCCGAACTGGGGGCAGGACCAGCGCGCGGACCTGATCGACCGCGAGGGCGTGCTCGCGGGCCAGGACGTCGTGGTGCTCCAGGAGGCCTTCGACAACTCCTCCTCGGACCGGCTCTTCGCCAACCTGGCCGACACCTACCCGCACCGCACGCCGGTGGTGGGCCGGAGCCGGGCGGGCTGGGACAGCACGCTCGGCGACTACACCGACCTGTACCCGGAGGACGGCGGGGTCGCGGTGCTCAGCCGCTGGCCGATCGCCGAGCGGGTGCAGCACGTGTACAAGGCCAAGTGCGGCACCGACGCCTTCTCGGCGAAGGGCTTCGCCTACGCCCGGGTCAGCTCGCCCGCCGGGCCGGTGCACGTGCTCGGCACCCACCTCCAGGCCGACGACGGCGGCTGCGGCACCAACGCCCCGGCCGTGCGCGCCCAGCAGCTGGCGGAACTGGCCGCCTTCCTCCGGGCCCGGGCGTTCCCGGCCGCGGAGCCGGTGGTCATCGCCGGGGACATGAACGTCGTGCGGGGCGGCGCCGAGCACGAGCCGATGCTGCGGACGCTGGGTGCGCGGGCCCCGGAACACACCGGGCACGCCTACTCCTATGACCCGGCGGAGAACTCCATCGCGAAGGAGCGGGACGGCGGCGGGGCGCGGCAGCAGCTGGACTACGTGCTGCTGCGCGAGGGGCACGCCGGGCCCGCGCGCTGGGTGAACCAGACGCGGGCGGTGCCCTCGCCGAAGTGGACGGTGAGCTCCTGGGGCAAGGAGTACAGCTACACCGACTACTCCGACCACTACCCGGTGTTCGCGGGCTGA
- a CDS encoding GNAT family N-acetyltransferase: MTGTRGNLTVRRGTVSDADTMLALFDDAVRWLTGRGQPGQWGTAPFSAIPQRVEQVRGWAEAGLLRVAEERGFTLAMSAVGPAPGYVPPAAEPELYVVALVGRRAPEARGAGGALLADARAEATRLGVRLLRVDCWAGGDGALVRYYTNAGFTPVETVQVGDWQGRVLELRLP, encoded by the coding sequence ATGACCGGGACCAGGGGGAACCTGACCGTGCGGCGCGGCACGGTCAGTGACGCGGACACCATGCTGGCGCTCTTCGACGACGCGGTGCGCTGGCTGACCGGGCGGGGCCAGCCGGGGCAGTGGGGCACCGCCCCGTTCTCGGCGATCCCGCAGCGGGTGGAGCAGGTGCGCGGCTGGGCCGAGGCCGGGCTGCTGCGCGTGGCGGAGGAGCGCGGGTTCACGCTGGCGATGAGCGCGGTCGGCCCCGCACCCGGCTACGTGCCGCCCGCCGCCGAGCCCGAGCTGTACGTGGTGGCGCTGGTGGGCAGACGGGCGCCGGAGGCCAGGGGCGCGGGCGGCGCGCTCCTGGCCGACGCGCGCGCCGAGGCCACCCGGCTGGGTGTCCGGCTGCTGCGCGTGGACTGCTGGGCGGGCGGGGACGGCGCCCTCGTCCGGTACTACACCAACGCCGGGTTCACGCCGGTGGAAACGGTTCAGGTGGGTGACTGGCAGGGGCGGGTACTGGAGCTCCGGCTGCCCTGA
- a CDS encoding SDR family oxidoreductase — translation MSTYFVTGATGFLGSQLIERLLRRDSCEQIYVLVRPGSAAKLDRLAQRWPNRERVRAVSGDLTEEGLGLSEVDGRRLAAGVDHVLHLGAVYDLTAGEEHNTAVNVDGTRRVLELAERIGARWLHHVSSIAVAGEHRGVFSEQDFDLGQRFGSPYHATKFAAEQLVRGQHAVPWRIYRPAAVVGDSRTGEIDKIDGPYFFFPTFARLARLPRRLPLVGADLGATNVVPVDYVVDAIDHLAHAPLPSGRTFHLVSPRPQPITEVYNAFAEAAGAPPLAFELPESLAAPLRRLSDRGLRALSAAAPRLPGSKLLFEALGVPAEVLPHLSLPTTFDSTATRAALKGSGLHVPELRDYADVLWRHWYEHLDPDRARRPRSGGPLAGRTVLVTGASSGIGRATAVAVARHGGIPLLVARRAESLAEVRAEIEAAGGTAYCHPCDLTDGESVKALLKEVLAQHEAVDMLVNNAGRSIRRSLLASTDRLHDFERTMAINYYGPVRLVLGLLPHMSARRFGHIVNISSQGTQVGTPRFAAYLASKAALDAFTRVAGGETRADGVTFTTVHMPLVRTPMIEPTKVYRRLPAATAEQAAELVIKALTRRPTRVSLPVGTFSALSYAVAPKAVDLAMNTIFRLMPESFHPRPETPKE, via the coding sequence GTGAGCACCTACTTCGTGACCGGGGCGACGGGGTTCCTCGGCAGCCAGCTGATCGAGCGCCTGCTGCGCCGGGACAGCTGCGAGCAGATCTACGTGCTGGTCAGACCGGGTTCGGCGGCGAAGCTGGACCGGCTGGCACAGCGGTGGCCCAACCGGGAGCGCGTGCGCGCGGTGTCCGGCGACCTGACCGAGGAGGGCCTCGGGCTCAGCGAGGTCGACGGCAGGCGCCTGGCGGCCGGAGTGGACCACGTGCTGCACCTGGGCGCGGTCTACGACCTGACCGCGGGCGAGGAGCACAACACCGCGGTCAACGTGGACGGCACCCGGCGCGTGCTGGAGCTGGCCGAGCGGATCGGCGCGCGCTGGCTGCACCACGTGTCCTCGATCGCGGTCGCGGGCGAGCACCGGGGTGTGTTCAGCGAGCAGGACTTCGACCTCGGCCAGCGCTTCGGCTCGCCGTACCACGCGACGAAGTTCGCCGCCGAGCAGCTGGTGCGCGGCCAGCACGCGGTGCCCTGGCGGATCTACCGCCCGGCGGCCGTGGTCGGCGACTCGCGCACCGGGGAGATCGACAAGATCGACGGCCCCTACTTCTTCTTCCCCACCTTCGCCCGCCTGGCCCGGCTGCCCCGGCGGCTGCCGCTGGTCGGGGCCGACCTCGGCGCGACGAACGTGGTGCCGGTGGACTACGTGGTGGACGCCATCGACCACCTGGCGCACGCGCCGCTGCCGTCCGGGCGGACCTTCCACCTGGTCAGCCCGCGCCCGCAGCCGATCACCGAGGTGTACAACGCCTTCGCCGAGGCGGCCGGGGCGCCCCCGCTGGCCTTCGAGCTGCCCGAGTCCCTGGCCGCCCCGCTGCGCCGCCTGTCCGACCGCGGCCTGCGCGCGCTCTCGGCCGCCGCGCCCCGGCTACCCGGCTCGAAGCTGCTCTTCGAGGCCCTGGGCGTGCCCGCCGAGGTGCTGCCGCACCTGAGCCTGCCCACCACCTTCGACTCCACGGCCACCCGCGCGGCCCTCAAGGGCAGCGGGCTGCACGTGCCGGAGCTGCGCGACTACGCCGACGTGTTGTGGCGCCACTGGTACGAGCACCTGGACCCGGACCGGGCCCGCCGTCCCCGGTCAGGAGGGCCCCTTGCCGGGCGGACCGTGCTGGTCACGGGCGCGTCCTCGGGCATCGGCCGCGCCACCGCGGTCGCGGTCGCCCGGCACGGGGGCATCCCGTTGCTGGTGGCCCGGCGCGCCGAGTCGCTGGCCGAGGTGCGGGCCGAGATCGAGGCGGCGGGTGGCACCGCGTACTGCCACCCGTGCGACCTCACCGACGGTGAGTCGGTCAAGGCGCTGCTCAAGGAGGTGCTGGCCCAGCACGAGGCGGTGGACATGCTGGTCAACAACGCGGGCCGGTCCATCCGCCGCTCGCTGCTGGCCTCCACCGACCGCCTGCACGACTTCGAGCGCACCATGGCGATCAACTACTACGGGCCGGTCCGGCTGGTCCTGGGACTGCTGCCGCACATGAGCGCACGCCGGTTCGGGCACATCGTGAACATCTCCTCGCAGGGCACGCAGGTCGGCACCCCGCGCTTCGCGGCCTACCTCGCGTCCAAGGCCGCGCTGGACGCCTTCACCCGCGTCGCGGGCGGGGAGACGCGCGCGGACGGCGTCACCTTCACCACCGTGCACATGCCGCTGGTGCGCACGCCGATGATCGAGCCGACGAAGGTCTACCGCCGCCTGCCCGCCGCGACCGCCGAACAGGCCGCGGAGCTGGTGATCAAGGCGCTGACCCGGCGGCCGACCCGGGTGAGCCTGCCGGTGGGCACGTTCAGCGCGCTGTCCTACGCGGTGGCGCCCAAGGCCGTGGACCTGGCCATGAACACGATCTTCCGCCTGATGCCCGAATCCTTCCACCCGCGACCGGAGACGCCGAAGGAGTGA
- a CDS encoding AMP-binding protein gives MNLLATARRGLSQAGVSLVGLLVLARTGLVTPIRPDRLVHMASALRRWSLTLPGGYAVGAQRHPDRPAIVDELGVLTWAQVHSRTTRLANGLAGLGVRGGDRIAVLCRNHRGLVETMVAAGKLGAHLVLLNTGASPAQVAAVLRQEEIALVVADAEFRPMLAQAPRGLRRVTAWTDARTRGETVESLIEGSSGQELTPPEQHGRVVVLTSGTTGTPKGARRPEVHSLGSAATLLSRIPLRYGKPVLVAAPMFHTWGLAALQIGLLLGAPLVLRRRFDPESTVDALVEHRCSAMFAVPVMLQRILELPREVLDRYHPDELAVVASSGSALPGALAVEFQRRFGPVLYNLYGSTEVSWVSVATPAELAAEPATAGKPPLGTRLAILDEAGIPVPRGATGRIFVANGLLFDGYTNGKSKEVRDGMMCTGDMGFVDGAGRLFVAGRDDDMIVSGGENVYPREVEDLLARQEHVREAAVLGVPDHEFGQRLAAYVVLDEPGALDADTVRELVKANLARHCVPRDVVFLDALPRNATGKVLKRELPRPS, from the coding sequence GTGAACCTGCTGGCCACCGCCCGCCGAGGGCTCAGCCAAGCCGGAGTCAGCCTGGTCGGACTCCTCGTACTCGCCCGGACCGGACTCGTCACGCCCATCCGCCCCGACCGCCTGGTGCACATGGCCTCGGCCCTGCGCCGCTGGTCGCTCACCCTGCCCGGCGGCTACGCCGTCGGCGCCCAGCGCCACCCGGACCGGCCCGCGATCGTGGACGAGCTGGGTGTGCTGACCTGGGCGCAGGTGCACAGCCGCACCACCCGGCTGGCCAACGGACTGGCCGGGCTGGGCGTGCGCGGCGGCGACCGGATCGCGGTGCTGTGCCGCAACCACCGCGGCCTGGTGGAGACGATGGTCGCGGCGGGCAAGCTCGGCGCGCACCTGGTGCTGCTCAACACCGGGGCCAGCCCGGCGCAGGTGGCCGCGGTGCTGCGCCAGGAGGAGATCGCGCTGGTGGTGGCCGACGCGGAGTTCCGGCCGATGCTGGCCCAGGCCCCGCGCGGGCTGCGCCGGGTCACCGCGTGGACCGACGCGCGCACCCGCGGCGAGACCGTGGAGTCGCTCATCGAGGGCTCCTCCGGGCAGGAGCTGACCCCGCCGGAGCAGCACGGCCGCGTGGTGGTGCTGACCTCCGGCACCACCGGGACGCCCAAGGGCGCGCGGCGCCCCGAGGTGCACAGCCTGGGCTCGGCGGCCACGCTGCTCTCCCGCATCCCGCTGCGCTACGGGAAACCGGTGCTGGTGGCCGCGCCCATGTTCCACACCTGGGGCCTGGCCGCGCTGCAGATCGGGCTGCTGCTGGGCGCCCCGCTGGTGCTGCGACGACGGTTCGACCCGGAGTCCACTGTGGACGCACTGGTCGAGCACAGGTGCTCGGCGATGTTCGCGGTCCCGGTGATGCTGCAACGCATCCTGGAGCTGCCCCGCGAGGTGCTCGACCGCTACCACCCGGACGAGCTGGCGGTGGTGGCCTCCAGCGGGTCCGCGCTGCCCGGCGCGCTCGCGGTGGAGTTCCAGCGGCGGTTCGGGCCGGTGCTCTACAACCTGTACGGCTCCACCGAGGTCTCCTGGGTCAGCGTGGCCACCCCGGCCGAGCTGGCCGCCGAGCCCGCCACCGCGGGCAAGCCCCCGCTGGGCACCCGGCTGGCCATCCTGGACGAGGCGGGCATCCCGGTGCCGCGCGGGGCCACCGGCCGGATCTTCGTGGCCAACGGGCTGCTCTTCGACGGCTACACCAACGGCAAGTCCAAGGAAGTCCGCGACGGCATGATGTGCACCGGCGACATGGGCTTCGTGGACGGCGCGGGCAGGCTGTTCGTCGCGGGCCGGGACGACGACATGATCGTCTCCGGCGGCGAGAACGTGTACCCGCGCGAGGTGGAGGACCTGCTGGCCCGCCAGGAGCACGTGCGCGAGGCGGCCGTGCTGGGCGTGCCGGACCACGAGTTCGGGCAGCGCCTGGCCGCCTACGTGGTGCTCGACGAGCCGGGCGCGCTGGACGCGGACACGGTGCGTGAGCTGGTGAAGGCGAACCTGGCCCGGCACTGCGTGCCCCGCGACGTGGTGTTCCTCGACGCCTTGCCGCGCAACGCCACCGGCAAGGTGCTCAAGCGCGAGCTGCCCCGGCCCAGCTGA
- a CDS encoding PH domain-containing protein, which produces MAPTPYPGPRLQLRLREPANQVSPKAKTWWALQSVILWVVALVALVVSVVIWGVTTWWSIAAAVIAVWAVLDLVFAPRLRYRLSRWETTDQAVYTQSGFLTREWRIAPLSRVQTVDMTRGPLERSLGLATVVVTTASAAGPLKIEGLDHPVATALVDQLTAITEATPGDAT; this is translated from the coding sequence GTGGCACCGACTCCGTACCCCGGCCCTCGACTGCAGCTGCGCCTGCGCGAACCCGCCAACCAGGTCAGCCCGAAGGCCAAGACCTGGTGGGCCCTGCAGAGCGTGATCCTGTGGGTGGTCGCGCTGGTCGCCCTGGTGGTCTCCGTCGTGATCTGGGGCGTCACCACCTGGTGGTCCATCGCGGCCGCCGTCATCGCGGTGTGGGCGGTGCTCGACCTCGTCTTCGCGCCGCGCCTGCGGTACCGGCTCAGCCGCTGGGAGACCACCGACCAGGCCGTCTACACCCAGTCCGGCTTCCTGACCAGGGAGTGGCGCATCGCGCCGCTGTCCCGCGTGCAGACCGTGGACATGACGCGCGGCCCGCTGGAGCGCTCACTCGGCCTGGCCACGGTCGTGGTGACCACGGCCTCGGCGGCCGGTCCGCTCAAGATCGAGGGCCTGGACCACCCGGTGGCCACCGCCCTGGTCGACCAGCTGACCGCGATCACCGAGGCCACCCCCGGGGACGCCACGTGA
- a CDS encoding PH domain-containing protein has translation MSHEPPYSPLTGYPPMPEAPAEPVVEQDWRRLDTRTVVVAPLSEISGLVGVAFVLLVIRGFSGLRWWEIGGGTAVALALVVFGVIRWYTTRYRVTSTHVELHTGLLFKKERSVARDRLRTVDATSDVFHRLFGLSVVKIGTGRQDQGEDDELTLDAIGNAEAERLRGQLLRRVPARPAEAPATTVVGDSGADAVPGGVAEVPAEGQPEVVLSELDTRWLRFAPFTLFGIIAVGAIAAAVGWLSRTFDLDLLHNPAVGWLFHWVRDTPVLIVVAVALGILLVLSTVGSLVVYVLQYWNYKLSRRDDGTLHVAYGLLTLRSVTIEEARVRGVEVHEQLLLRTVRGATAKAIATGLGTGQDSGTLLPPAPMAEARWVTAQVLGTDASPTAEPLRRHPRAARRRLLLWNLVGFAVPAVALGVLAWQDVLPHWPWQAALVLLPVGLVIGWDEYRNLGHTLTEKYLVSRSGSVVRNTVVLQRTGIIGWRIRQSLFQRRAGVLTVGATSATGTGLYDVKYVGVHDGLALAEETVPELLTPFLERG, from the coding sequence GTGAGCCACGAGCCGCCGTACTCCCCGCTGACCGGGTACCCGCCGATGCCGGAGGCTCCCGCCGAGCCGGTGGTCGAGCAGGACTGGCGGCGCCTGGACACCCGCACCGTGGTGGTCGCGCCGCTGTCGGAGATCTCCGGCCTGGTCGGCGTGGCGTTCGTCCTGCTGGTCATCCGAGGCTTCTCCGGGCTGCGCTGGTGGGAGATCGGCGGCGGCACCGCGGTCGCGCTCGCGCTCGTGGTCTTCGGCGTGATCCGCTGGTACACCACGCGCTACCGGGTCACCTCCACGCACGTCGAGCTGCACACCGGGCTGCTGTTCAAGAAGGAGCGCTCGGTCGCACGCGACCGGCTGCGCACCGTGGACGCCACCTCCGACGTCTTCCACCGCCTGTTCGGGCTGTCCGTGGTGAAGATCGGCACCGGGCGGCAGGACCAGGGCGAGGACGACGAGCTGACCCTGGACGCCATCGGCAACGCCGAGGCCGAGCGGCTGCGCGGCCAGCTGCTGCGCCGGGTGCCCGCCCGGCCCGCCGAGGCGCCCGCCACCACCGTCGTCGGCGACTCCGGTGCCGACGCCGTCCCCGGTGGCGTGGCCGAGGTCCCGGCCGAGGGGCAGCCGGAGGTGGTGCTGTCCGAGCTGGACACCCGCTGGCTGCGCTTCGCCCCGTTCACGCTGTTCGGGATCATCGCGGTCGGCGCCATCGCCGCCGCCGTCGGCTGGCTCTCGCGCACCTTCGACCTGGACCTGCTGCACAACCCGGCGGTCGGCTGGCTGTTCCACTGGGTGCGCGACACCCCGGTGCTCATCGTCGTCGCGGTCGCCCTGGGCATCCTGCTCGTGCTCAGCACGGTCGGCTCGCTCGTGGTGTACGTGCTCCAGTACTGGAACTACAAGCTGAGCCGCCGCGACGACGGCACCCTGCACGTGGCCTACGGCCTGCTCACGCTCCGCTCGGTGACCATCGAGGAGGCGCGGGTGCGGGGTGTGGAGGTGCACGAGCAGCTACTGCTGCGCACGGTCAGGGGCGCCACCGCCAAGGCGATCGCCACCGGGCTGGGCACCGGCCAGGACAGCGGCACGCTGCTGCCGCCCGCGCCGATGGCCGAGGCGCGGTGGGTGACCGCGCAGGTGCTGGGCACCGACGCCTCCCCCACCGCCGAACCGCTGCGCAGGCACCCACGGGCCGCGCGGCGCAGGCTGCTGCTGTGGAACCTGGTCGGCTTCGCCGTGCCCGCGGTGGCGCTGGGCGTGCTGGCCTGGCAGGACGTGCTGCCGCACTGGCCGTGGCAGGCCGCGCTGGTGCTGCTGCCCGTCGGGCTGGTGATCGGCTGGGACGAGTACCGCAACCTCGGCCACACACTGACGGAGAAGTACCTGGTCAGCCGGTCCGGTTCGGTGGTGCGCAACACGGTGGTGCTCCAGCGCACCGGCATCATCGGCTGGCGCATCCGGCAGAGCCTGTTCCAGCGGCGGGCCGGGGTGCTCACCGTCGGCGCGACCTCGGCCACCGGGACCGGGCTCTACGACGTCAAGTACGTGGGCGTGCACGACGGGCTGGCGCTGGCCGAGGAGACCGTGCCGGAGCTGCTGACCCCGTTCCTGGAGCGCGGCTAG